The sequence ATGAAGTGACATGGTGCCAAATATACAAAGTGTAGGAAGTAAATATTTACATTTCATTATTCGCACCTTTCTCAATTTTTGTTTATTATAGTACAAAAGTATGAAAAAAGTATGAACTACTCTTTTCATGAGTATGTTATAATCATGGTAAATATCAGGAGTACCGATGAAAATATTATTATTGGAAGATGATATAGGTTTGGCAGATATCATGTCAGAGTACCTTGAAGACAATGATTTTGAGCTTGACCTTGTCTATGATGGAGAGGAAGCCCTAGATAAAGCCTATGAAACACAGTATGATCTCTATATCTTCGATGTCAATGTGCCTGCGATCAAAGGTTTTGATCTATTGAAAACATTGCGGGACAATGGTGATGCGACCCCTACGATATTTGTGACATCACTCAATGACATAGAGGATGTATCACAAGGCTTTGAAAGCGGTGCAGATGATTACCTCAAAAAACCTTTTGAACTTGCGGAACTTCTTTTACGTATTAAAAACATTCAGAAGCGTTCTTTTGCACAAAAACGTTCTACCCTGATACAGATAGATAAAGATATCACTTTTGATATAGATACTGAATTACTCCATACAAACGGAGAGAGTGTTTCTCTGCCGCAAAAAGAACTTAAACTGCTCAAGCACTTTTTGAAACATCCCAATGAGGTCGTCACATTTGAAAGTCTTTATGATGTACTATGGGATTATGATGAAACAGCCTCAGCTGAATCTCTAAGAGCACATATCAAAAACCTTAGAAAGCATCTTACAAAAGATATGATACAGAATCTAAGAGGTCTAGGTTACAGATTTGAAATGGAAACCTCGGACCGATGAAGGCCAGTACCAAAAGTGTCATTATTTTCATGGTGGTCTACCTGGGGTCACTCAGTATTTTAGCCACATGGGTAGGTTATCTTTATTATATAGACCAAAAGAATGCTTTGATCGAGAAGATGCATTTGGAAATGAGATACAAAGCAAGAAGTATTAATGCACAGTTGGAATACTACCATATGAACAAAAGCGAACAGTTCACTTTTTATGAAGAGGGGTACGATATCGCACTCTATGATAACAAAAGAGAACTGCTCGCTTCTACATTTATGGATGATATTGATTTTACCAAACTCTTTTATGCCAATGATGAGGAGTACTATCTTGTAGAGACACTCTACAAAGAATATCTTGATGTGAAATACATAGTGATCAAAAAACCTCTTGATGTACAAAAGTTAAATGAGATCATTGAAGAGATCACTCGCATAGCATTTTATGGGTTTGTTTTTATACTTTTTGTCGCACTGCTCTTGGCCAAGATCATGTTGTCTCCGATCAAAAGATCCATCGCCTCTCTCACCAAATTCATGAAAGATGCCACACATGAGATGAATACACCTATCAGTACGATACTGATGAGCTACGAACATATGGATAAACACAATCTCAATACAAAACAGCTTCGCTCACTTGATCGTATAGATATAGCAACCAAAACACTCTCCAGTCTTTACAGAGACCTCTCTTTTGCTTCTTTCCATGACTATATAGAGTATGAAGA is a genomic window of Sulfurovum sp. XGS-02 containing:
- a CDS encoding response regulator transcription factor; the protein is MKILLLEDDIGLADIMSEYLEDNDFELDLVYDGEEALDKAYETQYDLYIFDVNVPAIKGFDLLKTLRDNGDATPTIFVTSLNDIEDVSQGFESGADDYLKKPFELAELLLRIKNIQKRSFAQKRSTLIQIDKDITFDIDTELLHTNGESVSLPQKELKLLKHFLKHPNEVVTFESLYDVLWDYDETASAESLRAHIKNLRKHLTKDMIQNLRGLGYRFEMETSDR
- a CDS encoding HAMP domain-containing sensor histidine kinase, which codes for MKASTKSVIIFMVVYLGSLSILATWVGYLYYIDQKNALIEKMHLEMRYKARSINAQLEYYHMNKSEQFTFYEEGYDIALYDNKRELLASTFMDDIDFTKLFYANDEEYYLVETLYKEYLDVKYIVIKKPLDVQKLNEIIEEITRIAFYGFVFILFVALLLAKIMLSPIKRSIASLTKFMKDATHEMNTPISTILMSYEHMDKHNLNTKQLRSLDRIDIATKTLSSLYRDLSFASFHDYIEYEDTPIDVIDVVLERIKYMDTLIQFKGLKVNTLLKPKTISMDKRKLILLIDNLLSNAIKFSKKNGEIQVNLTEQYFSVKDNGIGISKEDQKSIFDRFKSTNSLHGGFGVGLDIVNQICKEYDIKIELESEPSKGSEFKLIWSTK